A genomic stretch from Solanum stenotomum isolate F172 chromosome 8, ASM1918654v1, whole genome shotgun sequence includes:
- the LOC125873081 gene encoding zinc finger protein BALDIBIS-like → MMSDDGLSSLAFIQDPNSNPSSNNPNPNSNPSAKRKRNLPGKPDPDAEVIALSPKSLMATNRFICEICNKGFQRDQNLQLHRRGHNLPWKLKQRNKNEVIKKKVYICPEKTCIHHDPSRALGDLTGIKKHFSRKHGEKKWKCEKCSKKYAVQSDWKAHTKICGTREYKCDCGTLFSRKDSFITHRAFCDALAEESARFTSVPSTANLNFRNEILLNGGFGNTNPGNPQFGSNLFRPEFMGLGLDPAISHHHQPQLNNVDGQKPRIPLWLDNNMHPNPAGNDFLVASSSSTTSNLPHHELVQIAAHNNNQQWFINGDDSGIGSSSSQLPSRVLLKEEEENKRNMSETISSMYYNNHHNETTAPATHMSATALLQKAAQMGSTRSNSSLFGAGFGLMGSSFSKTNGQGQFAAHDQNFNGLMMNSPSTTTNNQGNRLLFGDMNSSSLEGNASGKNSDPFNLMPRNNKGKQVNLSGNEAIEGGLTRDFLGVGGNESRPFLSKNELAKLGNISGSAMGLSDYSGSH, encoded by the exons ATGATGTCTGATGACGGACTTTCTTCATTAGCTTTCATTCAAGATCCAAACTCAAACCCTAGTAGTAATAATccaaaccctaactcaaatCCATCTGCTAAACGAAAAAGAAATCTCCCCGGAAAACCAG ATCCAGATGCAGAAGTGATAGCACTATCACCAAAGTCTCTGATGGCGACGAATCGATTCATATGTGAAATCTGCAACAAGGGTTTTCAGAGGGACCAGAATTTACAGCTCCACAGAAGAGGTCACAACTTGCCATGGAAGCTAAAGCAAAGGAACAAAAATGAAGTGATCAAGAAGAAAGTTTATATTTGTCCCGAAAAGACGTGTATCCACCATGATCCATCGCGAGCTCTTGGAGATTTAACAGgtattaaaaaacatttttcgaGAAAACATGGCGAGAAGAAGTGGAAGTGTGAGAAATGTTCCAAGAAATATGCTGTTCAATCTGATTGGAAAGCTCATACAAAGATTTGTGGCACAAGGGAATATAAATGTGACTGTGGAACTCTATTCTCCAG AAAGGACAGCTTTATAACACATCGAGCATTTTGTGATGCGTTAGCGGAAGAAAGTGCAAGATTTACATCAGTTCCAAGTACAGCAAATCTGAATTTCAGAAATGAAATTTTGCTGAATGGGGGATTTGGCAATACTAATCCTGGAAATCCCCAATTTGGTTCTAATTTGTTTAGGCCTGAATTTATGGGACTTGGATTGGACCCTGCAATTAGTCATCATCATCAACCACAGCTCAATAATGTCGATGGACAAAAACCAAGGATACCGCTTTGGTTGGACAATAATATGCATCCGAATCCAGCTGGTAATGATTTCTTAGTAGCATCGTCAAGCTCTACTACTAGCAATTTGCCTCATCATGAATTGGTCCAAATCGCGGCACATAACAATAATCAACAATGGTTCATTAATGGTGATGATTCTGGAATTGGCTCTTCCTCGTCTCAACTTCCTTCACGAGTACTGCTaaaggaggaagaagagaacaaaagaaatatgtcGGAGACAATAAGTTCAATGTACTACAACAATCATCACAATGAAACAACAGCACCAGCTACTCATATGTCGGCTACTGCACTTTTACAAAAAGCAGCCCAAATGGGATCAACGAGGAGCAATTCGTCCCTCTTTGGTGCTGGATTCGGGCTAATGGGCTCGTCTTTTTCTAAAACCAATGGACAAGGACAATTTGCTGCTCATGATCAGAATTTTAACGGCTTAATGATGAACTCTCCATCAACAACTACGAATAATCAAGGAAATAGGCTGTTGTTCGGGGATATGAATTCGAGTTCATTAGAAGGTAATGCAAGTGGAAAGAACTCAGATCCTTTCAATTTGATGCCGCGTAACAACAAAGGAAAACAAGTGAATCTTAGTGGAAATGAAGCAATTGAAGGAGGTTTAACAAGAGATTTTCTCGGGGTAGGAGGGAATGAAAGTAGGCCTTTTCTATCGAAAAATGAGCTAGCCAAGTTAGGTAACATTTCTGGTTCAGCCATGGGATTAAGCGACTATAGTGGAAGTCATTGA